A stretch of Gammaproteobacteria bacterium DNA encodes these proteins:
- a CDS encoding nuclear transport factor 2 family protein, with amino-acid sequence MDITMNELGDKAAIRDVLSRYCRGLDRMDKDMARAVFAPQASANYYGIYTGTGHGFIDWVWEAHRGMETHSHQITNVLIELDGDSAVSEAYITVVLQQQRETGAVEIQVRSRYLDRWSKRAGCWLIVEREHVIDAQSEVPLQAIVKSAESRRDRDDASYRFFS; translated from the coding sequence ATGGATATCACGATGAACGAACTTGGCGACAAGGCCGCGATCCGCGATGTGCTGTCACGTTATTGCCGCGGCCTCGACCGCATGGACAAGGACATGGCCCGTGCGGTGTTCGCGCCGCAGGCCAGCGCGAATTATTACGGAATTTACACGGGCACCGGCCACGGCTTCATCGACTGGGTGTGGGAAGCGCATCGCGGCATGGAGACGCATTCGCACCAGATCACCAATGTGCTGATCGAGCTCGACGGCGACAGCGCGGTCAGCGAGGCTTATATTACCGTGGTGCTGCAGCAGCAGCGCGAGACCGGAGCGGTGGAAATCCAGGTGCGCAGCCGCTACCTCGATCGCTGGTCGAAACGCGCCGGCTGCTGGCTGATCGTCGAACGCGAGCACGTGATCGACGCCCAATCGGAAGTGCCGCTGCAGGCCATCGTCAAATCAGCCGAGTCGCGGCGCGACCGCGATGACGCCTCATACAGGTTTTTTTCCTGA
- a CDS encoding wax ester/triacylglycerol synthase family O-acyltransferase has protein sequence MHRLSGQDAYFLYQETPSALMHTLKILVCRSPASSDPGEDFRALVQRSMSVLPLFQYRVIPVPFGLHHPVVINDGGFDFDMHLHRIVVPAPGGREQLGQVIGEIAAGALDRSRPLWEIWVVEGLEGGRIAYINKIHHLLADGVASVNYLAHVLYRDPAALATLEIPHFTREEEPSATRLVADALRDLLRDFAHFPTLLRDSARRRKLIEARNRSASVVPAAPYSKEIPKLRFNRALSNLRNYATAQFALDDFRKIRERLGGTINDVALGMIAGAMRRYLLAHDDLPALPLVCAIPVSADREAAAARISGNNLAYFHVRLRTDIADSRARYEATRAETAAAKEVLELLGREAAREWMQYIPPLIFSRRRQRDYRVHAADRMDFPLSGNLIVSNVPGPRETRFTARGDVCEALYSAGPLTEGTGLNLTFWSYAGQMNLGAIACKKALPDLRRLIDDMHAEFAALLEDSG, from the coding sequence ATGCATCGTCTGTCGGGTCAGGACGCCTACTTTCTCTACCAGGAAACGCCCTCGGCGTTGATGCACACGCTGAAGATCCTGGTATGCCGGTCGCCCGCCTCCAGCGATCCGGGAGAGGACTTCCGCGCCCTGGTGCAACGCTCGATGAGTGTGTTGCCGTTGTTCCAGTACCGCGTGATACCGGTGCCGTTCGGTCTGCATCACCCGGTCGTCATCAACGACGGCGGTTTCGATTTCGATATGCACCTGCATCGCATCGTGGTACCGGCACCGGGTGGGCGCGAGCAGCTGGGTCAGGTGATCGGCGAAATCGCGGCCGGAGCGCTCGATCGCTCGCGACCGTTGTGGGAAATCTGGGTGGTCGAGGGGCTGGAAGGTGGACGCATTGCCTACATCAACAAGATCCATCACCTGCTCGCCGACGGAGTGGCCTCGGTCAATTACCTGGCACACGTGCTGTACCGCGATCCCGCCGCGCTCGCCACTCTCGAGATACCGCATTTCACCCGCGAGGAGGAACCTTCCGCGACACGCCTGGTGGCGGATGCATTGCGTGACCTGTTGCGCGATTTCGCGCATTTTCCCACGCTGCTGCGCGACAGCGCGCGGCGGCGCAAGCTGATCGAGGCGCGCAACCGCTCCGCAAGCGTGGTGCCGGCCGCACCCTACTCGAAGGAAATACCCAAGCTGCGCTTCAATCGGGCGCTGTCGAACCTGCGCAACTACGCCACCGCGCAGTTCGCGCTGGATGATTTCAGAAAAATACGCGAACGCCTCGGCGGTACCATCAACGACGTCGCGCTCGGCATGATCGCCGGTGCGATGCGCCGCTACCTGCTGGCCCACGACGATCTCCCGGCGCTACCACTGGTGTGCGCGATCCCGGTCAGTGCCGATCGGGAAGCCGCTGCTGCCCGTATTTCGGGTAACAACCTGGCGTATTTTCACGTGCGTCTGCGCACCGATATCGCGGATAGCCGCGCACGCTACGAGGCCACCCGCGCCGAGACTGCCGCGGCCAAGGAGGTGCTCGAATTGCTTGGACGCGAAGCGGCACGCGAGTGGATGCAATATATCCCGCCGCTGATATTCTCGCGCAGGCGCCAGCGCGACTATCGCGTGCATGCGGCCGACCGCATGGATTTTCCGCTCTCGGGCAACCTGATCGTCTCGAACGTACCGGGCCCCCGCGAAACCCGCTTTACCGCGCGCGGCGATGTCTGCGAAGCGCTGTATTCCGCCGGGCCGCTCACCGAAGGCACCGGTCTCAACCTGACGTTCTGGAGTTACGCCGGGCAAATGAATCTCGGCGCGATCGCGTGCAAGAAAGCCCTGCCCGATCTGCGCCGACTGATAGATGATATGCACGCGGAGTTCGCCGCGTTGCTGGAGGACTCGGGGTAA
- a CDS encoding FAD-binding oxidoreductase has protein sequence MNQPISAEHCASYYAATRNDTRVHPPLEGSVRADVCIVGGGFTGVASALGLAERGYSVVLLEQNRIGWGASGRNGGQLIGGMSGQPGLLRHHGTGVAAMLREIGWRGNEIVETRIRDHAIDCDFRRGYLDVALKPRHMRDFAASEKELHSHAIDPQARLLDARELRAMLATDAYIGGLLIPRNGHLHPLNLCLGEARAAVALGARIFERSAVTEIVRGPRARVKTACGEVAADTVLLAGNAYQRLEQRRLGGLVFPAGSYIIATEPLDEAQANELNPHDLAVCDPNNVLDYFRFSAQRHLLFGGRCNYSGRESRSIRAAIMPRMRRIFPHLASKRVAYEWGGRIGIVVNRVPLLGRLDRQVFYAMGYSGHGVNFSHVAAEIMSDAIAGDMERMDVFARVPHRRIPFGQAFGNQLVALGMLYYRLRDLL, from the coding sequence ATGAACCAGCCGATTTCCGCGGAACATTGCGCCTCGTATTACGCCGCAACGCGCAACGATACTCGCGTGCATCCTCCGCTCGAAGGCAGCGTGCGCGCCGATGTGTGCATCGTCGGCGGCGGTTTCACCGGTGTGGCCAGCGCGCTGGGCCTGGCGGAGCGCGGCTACAGCGTGGTACTGCTCGAACAGAACCGCATCGGCTGGGGCGCTTCGGGGCGCAACGGCGGGCAGCTGATCGGGGGCATGAGCGGGCAGCCCGGGTTGCTCCGCCACCACGGTACGGGAGTGGCCGCGATGCTGCGCGAGATCGGCTGGCGCGGCAACGAGATCGTCGAGACACGGATCCGCGATCATGCGATCGACTGCGATTTCAGGCGCGGCTACCTCGACGTGGCACTGAAGCCGCGCCACATGCGTGACTTCGCCGCCAGCGAGAAAGAGCTGCACTCCCACGCAATCGACCCGCAGGCACGCCTGCTCGATGCACGCGAGTTGCGCGCGATGCTCGCCACGGATGCCTATATCGGCGGGCTGCTGATACCGCGCAATGGCCACCTCCACCCGCTCAATCTCTGCCTCGGCGAGGCGCGCGCGGCAGTCGCCCTGGGCGCGCGGATTTTCGAGCGGTCCGCGGTCACGGAAATCGTGCGCGGCCCACGCGCACGGGTAAAAACCGCATGCGGAGAAGTCGCGGCCGATACCGTGCTGCTCGCCGGCAATGCCTACCAGCGGCTGGAACAGCGTCGGCTCGGCGGACTGGTATTCCCCGCGGGCAGCTACATCATTGCGACCGAACCCCTGGACGAAGCGCAAGCAAACGAACTGAACCCGCACGATCTCGCGGTCTGCGACCCGAACAACGTACTCGACTACTTCCGCTTCTCGGCCCAGCGCCACCTGCTGTTCGGCGGGCGCTGCAATTACTCGGGGCGCGAATCGCGCAGTATCCGCGCTGCCATCATGCCCCGCATGCGGCGCATATTCCCGCATCTCGCAAGCAAGCGCGTGGCATACGAATGGGGTGGGCGGATCGGGATCGTGGTGAACCGGGTGCCGCTGCTCGGGCGCCTCGACCGGCAGGTTTTCTACGCCATGGGTTACAGCGGCCACGGGGTGAATTTCAGCCATGTCGCGGCCGAGATCATGAGCGATGCGATCGCCGGAGACATGGAGCGCATGGATGTGTTTGCCCGCGTGCCACACCGGCGCATTCCCTTCGGCCAGGCCTTCGGCAATCAGCTGGTCGCGCTCGGCATGCTCTATTACCGGCTGCGCGACCTGCTGTGA
- a CDS encoding alpha/beta fold hydrolase: MHRLLGWIVNVLVATLSVLATIVLIYALQARRLPDLQPWHTQAPAGEMQAAELDAGFTLDRYLGREQDLFEETRTGLLQSIPLEQQLPGNRYWAQSPNYQWLFPRDWNRSFELRPARIEGGALLLHGLTDSPYSMRAIARALFDRGYYVLALRMPGHGTVPAALAQVTWQDWMAATRLGARAVRSQIGADAPLLMVGYSNGAALSVKHQLDALEDASLPRADRIVLMSPMIGISPSAALARLLGRLSFIPFFAKSAWTEVQPEFNPFKFNSFPLNGAVQTRALTEEISRGIGRLEGNGGLARMPPILAFQSLLDSTVSTRAVVRTLFAHLPANGSELVLFDFNRNAVFATAFKRSDREFLRTLFDDDPRAYRLQVITNNSEHGSATVRKSIAARSREIVEHGMDVGYPRSVYSLSHIALPFPVSDPVYGLEPDYTESFGVRLGTLVLHGEHNALAVPLEQLTRLGSNPFYPYLEQRVLQWASATGATP, translated from the coding sequence ATGCATCGCTTGCTCGGCTGGATCGTCAATGTGCTCGTCGCGACCCTGAGCGTGCTGGCGACCATCGTCCTGATATATGCGTTGCAGGCGCGCAGGCTTCCCGATCTGCAGCCTTGGCACACGCAGGCACCGGCCGGCGAGATGCAGGCAGCGGAGCTTGACGCCGGATTCACGCTGGATCGCTACCTCGGGCGCGAGCAGGATCTGTTCGAGGAAACGCGCACTGGGCTGTTGCAGTCGATCCCCCTGGAACAGCAGCTGCCCGGCAATCGCTACTGGGCGCAAAGTCCCAACTACCAGTGGCTGTTCCCGCGCGACTGGAACCGCAGCTTCGAGCTGCGGCCGGCGCGGATCGAGGGCGGCGCGTTGCTGTTGCACGGTCTTACCGATTCGCCTTACAGCATGCGTGCAATCGCCCGCGCGCTGTTCGATCGCGGCTATTACGTGCTGGCCTTGCGCATGCCCGGCCATGGCACGGTGCCGGCGGCGCTGGCGCAGGTGACCTGGCAGGACTGGATGGCCGCGACCCGCCTCGGTGCACGGGCAGTACGCAGTCAGATCGGTGCCGACGCGCCGTTGCTGATGGTCGGTTATTCGAACGGCGCGGCACTGAGCGTCAAGCATCAGCTCGATGCCCTCGAGGATGCATCACTGCCACGCGCCGACCGTATCGTGCTGATGTCGCCGATGATAGGGATTTCGCCGAGCGCTGCCCTGGCACGGCTCCTCGGCAGGCTGTCGTTCATTCCCTTTTTCGCCAAGTCGGCCTGGACCGAGGTGCAACCCGAATTCAACCCGTTCAAGTTCAATTCGTTTCCGCTGAACGGCGCGGTGCAGACCCGCGCGCTGACCGAGGAAATCAGCCGCGGAATCGGTCGCCTCGAAGGCAACGGCGGCCTCGCCCGGATGCCGCCGATCCTGGCATTCCAGTCGCTGCTCGACTCCACCGTCAGCACCCGCGCGGTCGTGCGCACGCTGTTCGCTCATCTGCCAGCGAATGGCAGCGAGCTGGTGCTGTTCGATTTCAACCGCAACGCGGTGTTTGCCACGGCGTTCAAGCGCTCCGACCGCGAATTCCTGCGCACCCTGTTCGACGACGATCCGCGCGCCTACCGCCTGCAAGTCATCACCAACAACAGCGAGCACGGCTCCGCTACCGTGCGCAAATCGATTGCCGCCAGATCGCGGGAGATCGTGGAGCACGGCATGGATGTCGGCTATCCGCGCAGCGTGTATTCGCTGTCGCATATCGCGCTGCCGTTCCCGGTCAGCGATCCGGTCTACGGACTGGAGCCGGATTATACGGAATCGTTCGGTGTGCGCCTGGGAACCCTGGTGCTGCACGGCGAACACAACGCGCTCGCGGTACCGCTCGAGCAATTGACCCGTCTCGGTTCCAATCCGTTCTACCCATACCTGGAGCAGCGCGTGCTGCAATGGGCCTCCGCCACCGGTGCCACGCCATGA
- a CDS encoding pyridoxal-dependent decarboxylase, protein MTRDAAETSNIGESLAAIGAALDEFARFGHGDAQPARERWQRMLEQPLPRHGAGLDTVLAELCEQLIPNGSAVARPGFSAYITTGPTTVAIAAATAAMLAAPQRQMLHAFNFIEELSLDWLRELLGLPVCMKGIYSSGGSVANLVALGGARQWALEQAGIDPAAEGMSRRAVLYASSETHHTVKRAAGVLGIGRNNVINIETDRQGRIVPRALRERIAQDRARDVLAVAVVASAGTTNTGAIDPLYEIGSIAAEHGLWFHVDGAYGLFGILDQRKAPLYRGIELADSAIVDPHKWMGAPVGVAASFVRDRELLLRAFTQEPAAYLEGSVHNEDAVHSMDSLGIPYADFGIELSAAPRGVVVWAMLREIGAAGMRERVVRHNDMASHVAERARADPRLELLLEPTLSVCCFRFRAPGIGDLDAFNRRIHRRLLQGNEHLPSTTMVNGCLAIRPCFIGARTTARYADELVDAVLDIGQRLLAADGSGTAIALPV, encoded by the coding sequence GTGACACGGGACGCGGCGGAAACCTCGAACATCGGCGAATCGCTCGCCGCCATTGGCGCGGCGCTCGATGAGTTTGCCCGCTTCGGTCACGGCGATGCCCAGCCGGCACGGGAGCGCTGGCAACGAATGCTGGAGCAGCCGTTGCCGCGGCACGGCGCAGGCCTCGACACGGTGCTCGCGGAGCTTTGCGAGCAGCTGATCCCCAACGGCAGCGCGGTCGCGCGCCCGGGCTTCAGCGCCTACATAACCACCGGGCCGACCACCGTAGCCATTGCCGCCGCCACTGCCGCCATGCTGGCAGCACCCCAGCGCCAGATGCTGCATGCCTTCAATTTCATCGAGGAACTCTCCCTCGACTGGCTGCGCGAATTGCTCGGGCTGCCGGTGTGCATGAAGGGCATCTACAGTTCCGGCGGATCGGTCGCCAACCTGGTGGCGCTCGGTGGAGCACGGCAGTGGGCGCTGGAGCAGGCGGGCATCGATCCGGCGGCCGAGGGCATGAGCCGGCGTGCAGTGCTCTACGCCAGCAGCGAGACCCACCATACCGTCAAGCGCGCGGCCGGGGTGCTCGGCATCGGCCGCAACAACGTCATCAACATTGAAACCGACCGCCAGGGACGCATCGTGCCGCGGGCGCTGCGCGAACGCATCGCGCAGGATCGGGCACGCGACGTACTGGCGGTCGCCGTGGTCGCGAGCGCCGGTACCACCAACACCGGTGCGATCGATCCGTTATACGAGATCGGCAGCATCGCGGCCGAACACGGCCTGTGGTTTCATGTCGATGGCGCCTATGGCCTGTTCGGTATTCTCGATCAGCGCAAGGCGCCGCTGTACCGGGGGATCGAGCTGGCGGATTCGGCGATCGTCGACCCGCACAAGTGGATGGGCGCTCCGGTCGGCGTTGCGGCAAGCTTCGTGCGTGACCGCGAACTGCTGTTGCGCGCCTTCACCCAGGAGCCCGCCGCCTATCTCGAGGGCTCGGTGCACAACGAGGACGCAGTGCACTCGATGGACAGTCTCGGGATTCCCTATGCGGATTTCGGCATCGAACTGTCGGCGGCCCCGCGCGGCGTGGTCGTGTGGGCGATGCTTCGGGAAATCGGTGCCGCCGGCATGCGCGAGCGCGTCGTTCGCCACAACGACATGGCCAGCCACGTCGCCGAGCGCGCGCGCGCCGATCCGCGTCTGGAGCTGCTGCTGGAGCCTACCCTCTCGGTGTGCTGCTTTCGCTTCAGGGCGCCGGGAATCGGGGATCTCGATGCGTTCAACCGTCGCATCCATCGCCGTCTGCTGCAGGGTAACGAGCACTTGCCGAGCACCACCATGGTCAACGGCTGTCTCGCGATACGCCCCTGCTTCATCGGTGCACGTACCACCGCCCGTTACGCCGACGAACTGGTGGATGCGGTTCTGGACATCGGCCAGCGGCTGCTTGCCGCCGACGGCTCCGGCACAGCAATCGCGCTGCCGGTTTGA
- a CDS encoding LLM class flavin-dependent oxidoreductase: MAYVFVKYECRTPAATTSVSLAQMYDTTLEQIAWIDSLGLPLTINFCEHHGVDDNYLPSPMVLAAAAARLTRHVRLQVNVLLPYLDPLRVAEDVAVLDHLSHGRAEVLLLGGYVSSELAMFGVDPKRRGLLMDEGVRALKEAWTGESFTYRGRPARIFPRPLQRPHPPIFMGGSAAPAARRAARDGDAFIGGMPHLNEIYVSECQALGRQPRYSGELPMGFLYVSEDPERDWARIAPFCLYETNCYARWQQSSTLDMLFSSAMDADELKKNGTYQVMRPEDALARASRMAPNDIITLHPLVGGLDADISWATLRNFFGKVAPQLSINPL; encoded by the coding sequence ATGGCCTATGTTTTTGTGAAGTACGAATGCCGGACGCCAGCCGCCACCACCTCGGTGTCGCTGGCGCAGATGTACGACACCACGCTGGAGCAGATTGCGTGGATCGATTCGCTCGGGCTGCCACTCACGATCAACTTCTGTGAACATCACGGCGTCGACGACAATTACCTTCCGAGCCCGATGGTGCTGGCGGCCGCCGCCGCACGCCTCACCAGGCACGTACGGCTGCAGGTGAACGTGCTGCTGCCCTATCTGGACCCGCTGCGCGTGGCCGAGGACGTGGCGGTGCTCGATCACCTGAGCCACGGTCGCGCCGAGGTACTGCTGCTGGGCGGCTACGTCAGCTCGGAGCTCGCCATGTTCGGCGTGGATCCAAAGCGGCGCGGCCTGCTGATGGACGAGGGCGTGCGGGCACTGAAGGAGGCGTGGACCGGTGAGTCATTCACCTACCGCGGCCGCCCGGCGCGCATCTTCCCGCGCCCGCTGCAACGGCCGCATCCGCCGATCTTCATGGGCGGCAGTGCGGCGCCCGCCGCGCGCCGTGCGGCCCGTGACGGCGATGCTTTCATCGGCGGCATGCCGCACCTGAACGAGATTTATGTCAGCGAGTGTCAGGCGCTCGGCAGGCAGCCGCGCTACTCGGGCGAGCTGCCGATGGGATTCCTGTACGTGTCGGAAGACCCGGAGCGAGACTGGGCGCGCATCGCTCCGTTCTGCCTCTACGAAACCAACTGCTACGCGCGCTGGCAGCAGAGCTCCACACTCGACATGCTGTTCAGCTCCGCAATGGATGCGGATGAATTGAAAAAGAACGGAACCTACCAGGTCATGCGGCCGGAGGACGCGCTGGCGCGCGCCTCGCGGATGGCGCCGAACGACATCATCACTCTGCACCCGCTGGTGGGCGGGCTCGACGCGGACATCAGCTGGGCAACACTGCGGAATTTCTTCGGGAAGGTCGCACCGCAACTGAGCATCAACCCTCTTTGA